A region from the Halobellus litoreus genome encodes:
- a CDS encoding amino acid-binding protein, giving the protein MTSALGSDSESDSEAEADSEQTSRSRGGVEEAGDADRDPQPHTIRLELADEPGQLLAALEPISENGGNLLSIFHERGNVTPRGRIPVEVDVEATPDRFDGIVAALREEGVNVVQAGAEHYAEEVVVLLVGHLVDTDLSDTLRRVEANSATSIADFSLNAPEGRSDTSSARLRMATRAGETAAALDVIREIAAEKDLHVVEPLAGGAV; this is encoded by the coding sequence GTGACGTCTGCGCTCGGATCCGACTCCGAGTCGGACTCGGAGGCCGAGGCCGATTCGGAGCAGACGTCTCGATCACGTGGCGGCGTCGAGGAGGCCGGCGACGCCGACCGCGACCCACAGCCCCACACGATCCGCCTCGAACTCGCGGACGAACCGGGGCAGTTGCTCGCCGCCCTGGAACCGATCTCGGAGAACGGCGGCAACCTGCTGTCGATCTTCCACGAGCGCGGCAACGTCACGCCCCGGGGACGCATCCCCGTCGAAGTCGACGTCGAGGCCACGCCGGACCGCTTCGACGGGATCGTCGCGGCGCTCCGCGAGGAGGGTGTCAACGTCGTGCAGGCGGGGGCGGAACACTACGCCGAAGAGGTCGTCGTCCTTCTCGTGGGACACCTCGTCGACACCGACCTCTCGGACACGCTCCGACGGGTCGAGGCGAACTCGGCGACCTCGATCGCGGACTTCTCGCTGAACGCGCCCGAGGGGCGGAGCGACACGTCGAGCGCCCGCCTCCGGATGGCGACCCGCGCCGGCGAGACGGCCGCCGCGCTGGACGTCATCCGGGAGATCGCCGCCGAGAAGGACCTACACGTCGTCGAACCGCTCGCTGGGGGTGCGGTATGA